The DNA segment TCtcctataaaataataataataatatcttgagagactctcgctaggtggttggatcaagggtctgatgcagaaggcggtgaccttggacacggcgcggatagtccgccggttcctctctctgcagccctgaccaccggtagcttgggccttgccgcTGCCGGTGgcatcctaggttaggttttttataatgtgtttatatgtattttttattgttttgtaagtgtttttatattttacttttatattcatattataaataacctaatctatgaaattaaatgaataaagaataataatataaaaataacaataaaaaaataaaaatagttgccaagcggaccccaggctcccatgagccgtggcaaaatgccgggacaacgcgaggaagatgatgatgaataaaaaaataataaattatttaatttgtcagagtaataaataacaaattcgacaatataataattttcGCAACCTATAACACAGTTTTTTATCTCTCACGGTTTTTGCGTGAAtgctaataaaacaaagttataaagataatgtttattaatattttacacaACAGATAAGTTTGTCTGCACTTCAGAGagatattaaatattgtaaacAATATTCATaggttttcaataaaaaaaatatgcttataACTATTGAATATTGATTAATTCTATTTTTACTACAAACTGTAGAAATAAACTACTGTCACAATGATCTGCAGGTTTAAAAAGCCAGCttatttattaacacattcattaaattgccacccagccaaacaagacatccgcgccaggccacaaaaatgtcgtcatataacgctgtagtaccacgatcccgactatgtGGTTGTCCGGCCTAGGTCCGAAATCTTAAAATAGGTAGACGGGtattcggcactgaatgtgttaactcaGTCAAAGCGACTAATGACAAAAAGTCTACAGTTAATTGGGGCTTATGTACTACATGTAGGATGCCAGTTGTCAGGAGTTTATAATCATTGTGAAGCAGTCATATTTAAGACATATTTAATACTTACCGACTAGGTCCAGGCCTGCCTAACAAAAACATGTCCTGCCCAAGTGAATCTTTCTGCATCATCCATCTTAAATTTCTTAAGCTACTCTGAGACAAATACTTGAATTCAGAGTTCTCCACTGCCACTGAAATGGTAATAACACCAAtaacatatagtttgtcaaaggactgtctcatttcaaatatacacagaaagaatcatactatctttgtcttacagtagtactagtacccaaaagaaaaggatgagtatagttttcctggttcttactgactgacaaattggtttgaccaactatatcatACTTCTTGCAATTCTTGCATCATACTCTTATTAATATTGAAGTGAAGCCATATCGTTATCTGCctatacgatttaaaaaaatgaggcGTATTAAATTAATGCTTAACGCCCGAGGGATACCAATTTGAAAGAGTTAAAGGAACTTTACAAAACTTTTATAGGTTATAACAACACGGAAATGAACTATCAACTTACAATATTTCCTTGGCACATATTCGATCTTCTTAGGAGTTTTAATCTCCTTACTAACATCTCCAATTGTTACTTTTCCTTCACTAGAATAGGCTCGGACAGGATTTGCTCTTAAAATCGCATTGCGACCGCTCAAAATACGAATCAAAACATCGATTCGCCTAACAGTTACTGCAGGATTGTACATGGTTATTTTGAAAAGAGGCCAACACAATTAAATAGActgatatttatatgtattacgCTACGCCATGGCAGCAGAGAATGGACtttgtttaatataaatattaaatataattcgcCATAAAATCTGCGAGTCCAAAGTCTCTAAGTAGGTCACGTCACTTCAAATCAAAGTGACATTGTTGACATTTCACAGCTGATTGGAAAACTGTTCCGTACATTGTTTTTCACACCGGaaagtttataaaaatattcaattttaaattCGTGTTGCATTgcatatatatagctggtcaaccaaatcttgtcagtaaataggaaccaaaaaaactatactcatccttgtcttttgggtgctagtactagtgtaagataaagatagtatgaataTCTCTATGTTTAAAATcgaacagtcctttgacacactatttCTATATACTCTGGCACATCCactttttcagtatttttttaaaaaggcggacaatttaatatatgtaggcgcgatgatttaaattagaatttcgcgctGTTTCCTATTGGCAATGGGTGTTTTGAGtagtagtgattatattctcataagttatttatttgcgaAATATAGGGTATATGGTATACAATACATAGGGGATGTTACATTTCATAGTTAAGTGAGCCAAGCTACCTCTCTttggtacctataatattttgGGGACTgaaggcctagcacatgattggtgcgacagtatctcgtggcgagatagactacccgtctttttctaactataataataaaagagggactacccctatctcgccgcgagatactgtcgcgccagtTAGGTATGTGCTAGCCCAAGGAAGGAAGTTTTTTTCAGTATAACCGTTCGTCATGCAGACCATGGTCAAATATtgaaaaacaccctgtataaaaatacagggtgtttttCAATATTTGACCATGGTCTGCATGACGAACGGTTATACTGAAAAAGTTTCATTACCATTTTATTGGCTTTGCTGACGACCATGAAATTGTATCTCCGTATTCAGCCTTCCGCTATATAAGgtgatacatataatatatattatactctGTATATGTAAGATTTATGTATCAACGACATCTACGTCCTGAGGAACGACAGACAAGAGGGATGTACAGATGGGTGTGGTTAATTTTGTAGCTTTAATAAAAccagtaatattataatataaaggaGGATATAATGTTGCTTCTTTATCTGTAATACTATCAATTAACCAGATAAACAAATCAAATAGGTACTGAGAAACATCAGATTAGAATAACACTAATTACACTTCTAACTATAATTTAAAAATGCATCTAACCAAATTTATAAActataacaaatataaaatataaaactgtttataaaagaacactagaaataattgagatatagggtcattgcgctagttttcgtccacttgacgaaaatGAATACTTATTAAAGTTATAAACTTACATTCGTGCACAAGTTTGGACTTATtacaatccttaatgtctaaacaatatatctatctagataaaaatgatattttgcaAGAAGCAAattcaaaatgaaataatttacttatttgctaatccgtcaagtggacgcaaaactagagcatgggcggaaactagcgcaaagaccataatgcttaaataaatgtaatccaAAATATACAGTACAACCTGCACAACAACAAGATACCAACaacatttattatacatacatagatacTTAAGTCCTAAACTCATACCTTACCTACCTGACCTTCCCTCAACTCCTTCGTCCTTTAACCTCCTGGTTATAATATGTTcgaacatatacttggtcaaccagatcttgacagtagaaaaaggcggcaaatttgaaaaatgtaggcgcgacgggaaatcgtcccatagaaaatttgaatttcgcgccttttttactgacaagatttggttgaccagctatatattatgtataagtatCTTTAACCTTGTTAAAGGCCCACCATACAACattttcctatttttaatttaaccttgtaaagtgtcattctgtggaacttgctaacttgttgctaactatgtaaacaaaactcactagtaaattcatattttttgacagtttcaacgTGTGACGGTTTaataagttccatagaatgacactttataagtGGAATAAATTTCGTTTGTTTGAGAAAGAATTGAAACAAATAATGCAACTTTATTTGATTAATGAAAGTTTCTAAGTTCTAACTACATAGATTGAAACGAAGTGtacctacagtcgccatcagatatatcagcgCGGCGGATAtatctctattgtcaaggcgctacagtgcatgttcagataattttgagcacctcggccgctccgatatatctgatggtgactgtaccttacgaggatattattttattttatttattccgaTGCTTCTTCGTCCATCGGCTCAATTTTAACGCTAACAAAATCAGTCGGCTCCAATTCATCTGGGTCTTTCTTTTCAGTTTTTATAATCACTGTACTTATTTCTTCCGGCACATTTTCATTCTCATTATCATCAGAATCTTTGCCATCATTATCATCTTCATCATtcgtatcatcatcatcatcattatttgtattttgattACCAGTTAATTTATCAGTGAGTGTAACAAAATCGCCCATTAGTATATCGTTCATGGTTTTTTTAGGTGGTCCGAATATTTTGGTCATAGCCTCGTCGTCTAGACCTAGATTGCAGTCTCGGGGGTCTATGCGTTTGAAGTAGTCTTTGATGTTTATGTCTGTGCCCTTCAGGCCGTGGCGTTTTCTGAGGTGTTTGACGACTGAACGCTTCACGGCGTAGGATTTAGGGCAACATTTACACTGGAAGTAAAAATTAATGATATAagagtaggtacgttaagtacggTAAGGTAAGGAACAAATACTATAGCGAAACCATGATACACAtcgacctggggcccgtttctcaaaagcttgtaacttgtattacaagctgatgtcactttttgacagcttttgttagaaagggacttccaattgtattacaagttacaagcttttgagaaacgggcccctggcttCATGTTTTAAGTCTAATGAGGTAGACCATGACATAAAGTTTGCCAAAACTCTATACCACCAGACCAGACACCACCAGACACCAGACTACATCCTTAAAGTAATATGAACTAATCATCAATGGTGAATAACAATTTTACTGCAGTAGAGTAATAAATGTCTTTGCCTCGGCCGACAATTCCACgtgatctggggcccgtttctcaaaagcttgtaacttgtgtacAAGCGGATTTCACAAGTTACAAGCTATTGAGAAACAGGTTACAAGttgtgttacaagttacaagctattGAGAAACAGGCCCCAGAGGCTTTCTTATTTACTGGCCGAGTTGTATACTTTTCTGACGGAGCCGGAAAGCGGCAACTTCGCTTAGCGCTGCGtacagaaaaataaaacaacggcCGCAGAATCGATATTCACACAGCGTACGTGAGCAGCCTGTAGCTTAATGTAAAGTATAGAGTTTACATAGGTAAAGGGTACAAGGACGAGATTAAATTATGCTTACCCGGAAAGTATTAAGGCCACCGTGAGTGACCACGTGGTGCCGCAAACCGGCCATGCTGGTCAAATTCTTGTCACACAGCGGACAAGGGAATGAAGTACTAGTGTGTGAAGTGCGACCATGAAGTAGCAATGATGTAAGTTAAAGTAAACTCATTGTAGAGGCAATAAGAGTCAGATTCGAGTATCCTTACCCGGAAAGTATTAAGGCCACCGTGTGTGACCGCGTGGTGCCGCAAACCGGCCTTGCTGGTCAAATTCTTGTCACACAGCGGACAAGGGAATGAAGTACTAGTGTGTGAAGTGCGACCATGAAGTAGCAATGATGTAAGTTAAAGTAAACTCATTGTAGAGGCAATAAGAGTCAGATTCGAGTATCCTTACCCGGAAAGTATTAAGGCCACCGTGAGTGACCACGTGGTGCCGCAAACCGGCCATGCTGGTCAAATTCGTGTCACACAGCGGACAAGGGAATGAAGTACTAGTGTGTGAAGTGCGACCACGAAGTAGCAATGATGTAAGTTAAGGTAAACTCATTGTAGAGGCAATAAGAGTCAGATTCGAGTATCCTTACCCGGAAAGTATTAAGGCCACCGTGAGTGACCACGTGGTGCCGCAAACCGGCCATGCTGGTCAAATTCGTGTCACACAGCGGACAAGGGAATGAAGTACTAGTGTGTGAAGTGCGACCATGAAGTAGCAATGATGTACGTTAAAGTAAACTCATTGTAGAGGCAATAAGAGTCAGATTCGAGTATCCTTACCCGGAAAGTATTAAGGCCACCGTGAGTGACCACGTGGTGCCGCAAACCGGCCATGCTGGTCAAATTCGTGTCACACAGCGGACAAGGGAATGAAGTACTAGTGTGTGAAGTGCGACCATGAAGTAGTAATGCGACCATGAAGATGTAAGTTAATGTAAACTCATTGTAGAGGCAATAAGAGTCAGATTCGAGTATCCTTACCCGGAAAGTATTGAGGCCACCGTGTGTGACCACGTGGTGCCGCAAACCGGCCATGCTGGTCAAATTCTTGTCACACAGCGGACAAGGGAATGAAGTACTAGTGTGTGAAGTGCGGAGGTGACGCAGCATGTAACGCTCATCTTGGTATTTCCTTTCTGTAATAAAAGAAGTGTCTTGTAATTCGAGATGTCAGAGACCTTGCCAAGACGACAATGGTTTGCGCTGCGAACTCGAAACGCTATCTGTCTCTCTATTGCACGAATATGGAAAATAGATAGAGAGACAGAAagtgtttcgttgtcgtagcgcaaacgattatCATCTTGGCTAGCCTCCAGAACCCTTTAgacgcataaaaccacaaacgcgaaataccaatcccaggttttttggtattttgcggacttctaaaaaatattacgcaaaacgccAACTACGCATAataccacaaacgcgaaataccaacCTGACGTGTTGTGGTGTTTggcgattttatttattacgcaatATACCGAACACTTACAataccacaaacgcgaaataccaactggaacttgtaaaatataatatttacaatcgAAGTATAATACCTTTTATCAACAACAGCCATTCGTTATCTAAAGAGGTTTCATTTTATAAGGACCTACTTGTCTAGATAATTAAAACTAATGTCAAAGCTATAACTATAAATAGTTTTAATACATAAGATTTCGAACCTATGGTTTCCAAAACGGCCGACTTATTTTGAAACTGTAGCCTACAGACGGCAAGGCGGACATGCATCTAGTTGGTATTTCGCGTATCGTGTTAGTTGGCATTTCCTGTGATAGGTGGTATTCCGCATACATGGTATTTAGCGTGATTTGTGTtttgcgtaatttcatgttggcGTTATGCGTAGTTGGTGTTTTGCGTAGTTGGTGTTTCGCTTAAGTGGTTTTTTGCGTAGAGTTGGTGATTcgcgtttgtggttttatgcgtcTAAAGGTCCAGAACAGTTGTAAGGCGACGAAAAAACGTTCCAAGTGATATCGCTCGTAACATGCCGGTAGAGTGaaagttaattctgcatacactttgcaatgacaaagtgtggataTGTCAGCATAAGAGTACGAAAATAAAACGTATGTTATGGCACTGCCACACTTCGTTGGgtcaaaaaaaatcattaatttcgGACGATTCAATCCATAGTTAaagtcagtgcaaagttagcttggtctgactacaTCTGTGAAAAACGAACGTGGTCGACTTCGCGCAATATCGCTCTGGGCGTTTTTTTCGTGCCCTTATAAGAAAACAATAGTTTTAGAATCAGCGAGAATAACGTAACATTCAGAaaagtgaaataaaaaatatatggggcattatctttgaaaagggaccttattgtcgatggcgcttacgccacacagcggcgtgcggcgttgtatttatatcggagcatcgttaataatggcgtaagcgccatcgacaataaggtcccatATGTTAACctttaaatgcatagtgatacatttatacacacaacataaacatcaaatgttatgcattattaaacaaattctatttgttcttgtatattatttcaatagtaaaactaataaattttccgaattattacataaatttacgcagtattttaatttataaaagttacatttgtttatagacgaaatgtcggaaaacttggaaaaacctggaagttgatgatttttagtatgtgattttgggcagatttttcggggtttgtaattattttatatttacaaattttatcataggaacatcacaaatagtgtacctttctgttggcagttaagatttttcctataccccttactaatagctatatatttccaaaaatatgatttagactatgcaacttttaacactgatttctcagtgaaaatcgatgatataattttttctactatttttcctagaaacggcaaacaattatgtgatatatatattaatttcgggcaaaacgaaaaaatcatgtatttaagggttaagaaaCCTACGTACCACAGAGAGGGCACTGAACCGCTCCTTTCTTCTTGGCCTCGTGTATTTTCATGTGCTCGCGTAAGGAACAAGCGCTAGTGAACAGTTTCGAACAGATGGTACACGTCTCCAAGTCTGTAATAAATCATTTACACTTTACTTTTAAGggcaccccacactagcgtcttttgagcgtcggcgtctagtcagcgctgtggaaaatggcgtcgctgcgcagttgcgccaacgttgcgtcgtgCAGCAGCGATAGAGtagactagacgccgacgctcgggggacgctagtgtggggcctgtatgtttttaaatttaattaataatcaaatttgaatattcttaataaaatcataaaattgTTGGTGTATGTGATGTTACACATTACGATTTACGAGTATGggcgaaaaaaacatttttttatctatATTTTAATTGATTCCATTGTGTTGTCAAAATTAGTCAACCTTTCCAATATAATTTTGGTAACacaatggaattaataatatccAACAAATTTGGTATTCActctaatattattaatttattataccaCTTACTTTCCCCAGTATGTTTTCTTATGTGATAGGTGAGCTTAGACTTCTGAACGAACGTCTGTCCGCAATAGATGCAAGCGTATGACGTATCCTTGGAATGTGTCCTGTAATAGACAAACGTTATAAACTTTTTTGTCTAAAAAATTACAGAAATTTCACCTATAAGACAACTTATAAATAGATAACTTAAAGTAATTACAAGTTACGCAATAAGCAATTACTTATGACAGTGTTTAACAATAAACAGTTGCATTTGGATTTAAAgtaatgattaaaacacaagaAGAACTAAGAATCGACCCTAATGGTCTTAGCATAAGGTTTGtatctgaaattccaacagGGCTTagtagtaaataggtacagtcagcagcagaagttgctaagcgggcgaggcgttcataattaccgtgacgcgctcttattctcttaacagtaAAGTCGCGCTCGCGTCTGGATGATTTTGAACActgctgctgctgactgtacctagtctTACCTAGAGTGTGAGTTACAAGCCCCCTTATCCGAGAACGTTCTCGGGCAATGTTGGCACGCGTACGGTCTCTCCCCTGTGTGTCTCCGCTCGTGTCGGAGCATGTTCGAACGTTGCACGAAACGCATGGGGCAGTAGGAGCAGGCATGACGGGGGCCTTCGTGGATCTGCAGGTGCTCGCGGAAGGAGTCACGTTTCTAGATACAGTTTTATAAACGTAAGTTACCAATTTTATCTTTTTGTTAATGGGAtccgtaataaaaaaaaaagcctATAAaatgatccagttaaaatatttcttggtaTGGTATGGCCGAAGCACAAAGCCATTACAGAAAACTGCAACTAAGATCGGTCGATCAATTTTGGAAATCGAAACACCAATAAGCTAACAATATAAATGGTAAAAAGGAATGGTCCTAGAAATGACCCTTGGGGCACTCTGCACAGTAAGAATAGAACTGAAGACTGTTGTTATAACATTTCCGTCGCGTAGTTTGAATCATTGAGGGTGTCCAGTTAGGTAACTTCTAAACGAGGAATTCAGATATTGTATGTGACAGTCGTAAAATGCCAGTTTGGACTATAAAAGCATAGTGTTGATAGTATCAAAGGCTTTGGAGAAATCTAGGAGTACCAGCATTACGATGGTTGTCCGTATCAtcgtccacactgttaactgtccaagtgtaaaccctattactaagaaatAAGGTTCGAAATTGTAGCTGTATATTTACCGCAAATACTTTAGAGCAGTAGGTGCAAGTAAAGCTCTGCTTGATGGGGGAATGTTCTTGCTTGTGCATGTATAGAGATGACTTGTATTGGAACGATTTGCCACATTCTGCGCATTCGAATGGATGGCGGCCGGGATGACGGATCAGGTAGTGCAGTTTTCTGAggacaaatattttatttgttaatcaCGGGCGTTAGAACGACTGATGTTTTCAGGTCAATCAGGTCTTTATTAAACTTTCTCTATTATCTTTTCGCATAAGATTACGAATATCGGTAGACAACGACTGAAAAAGGAGATACTGGCTTTCTCCATATCCTCCGTCAAAATAGCCGACGCAAAAATTCTTACAAGGTTTTCACTGGTTTAATATTTCGGATTCCTTTGATATTACTGAGACACCTTTACCAGTCAAGGCATCATGAAATTCTAAAGACACTTCGTCAAAAACGTGTCCAAAGAAGCTATGGGAAGCAAAACgtattaaaggtaaaaaaagcggccaagtgcgagtcggactcgcccatgaagggttccgtatttaggcgatttatgacgtatataaaaaaactacttactagatctcgttcaaaccaattttcggtggaagtttacatggtaatgtacatcatatattttttttagttttatcattctgttattttagaagttacggggggggggacacacattttaccactttggaagtgtctctcgcgcaaactattcagtttagaaaaaaatgatattagaaacctcaatatcatttttgaagacctatccatagataccccacacgtatgggtttgatgaaaaaaaaaattttgagtttcagttcgaagtatggggaaccccaaaaatttattgttttttttctatttttgtgtgaaaatcttaatgcggttcacagaatacatctacttaccaagtttcaacagtatagttcttatagtttcggagaaaagtggctgtgacatacggacggacagacagacggacagacggacagacagacagacagacatgacgaatctataagggttccgttttttgccatttggctacggaaccctaaaaagtgaagATGTATgcgaaaaatgttttattttgtccttttggaaaattatatttttctgcAAATATACAATCGTATGTGTGCATAGAGTCGAGTTTAGCTCACCTCTCATCCAGCGTATGCATGACCAGTCAGTCAGTTTACTCTTGAACCTGCCTGGGTCATATTCAAGCGCCACCTATATCTATGTTATGAATTTAACTCGTCCAAGAACATGCCATCTTAAACCTGAGTCAAACCATTCTCGACCTTCTTTATAAGACATAGAGTTTGAGTTAAACAGCGTATGATTGCCCGGACGCAAGGATAATGTTGCGTCATATGACTATAGACTCTATCACTACGATATACAGTCTAGTTTAGTTTAGGCCTACCATTATAGgccttatttatatttttagagtCGATATAAGCTCACCTCTCGTCCAGCGTGTGCATGACCTCCCTGCACAGTTTGCACTTGAACTTGCCCGGGCCATGGACTTGCGCCATATGACTATAGATAGAGTCTATCTCTACGGTATAGAGTCGAGTTTAGCTCACCTCTCATCCAGCGTGTGCATGACCTCCCTGCACAGTTTGCACTTGAACTTGCCCGGGCCATGGACCTGCGCCATATGGGCGCCGAGGGCGCGAGTGCTAACAAAGTCGCGCTCGCAAATAGTGCAGGTGGCGGGGCGCTGCGGCCGCGCTGTGGGGTCGTGGACCGACTGCGGATAGAAATAAGGGCGAGTTTCGTTTAAGCATGTAGTACGTATATTTGTATAAGTTCATTGACCATAGAAAAAAATACGTGACACAGTTACAGATAACACAGATACTATTATAGTTTTACAAGAAGAGCTAATTAGTATATCTCTATATGCAAAACATAAAACGATTAGACTGCCAGATACTTTTATAGTGTAGAAAACTAGTAGAGGGTGCCAGATTTTATTGGCGCTTTGTTTTATCATCGACTAATGGATCCTGACTACAAAAGAGAcagaacattaaaataaattaaacggcACAAACAATTCGTAATACATTTAATTGTATAAACTTACCCTCAAATGAAATTTGAACGACTTTCTGTGACTCAGCGGGCGGTACTGGCAAGAATCCAATGAACAGAAGACCTTCCTCGCGTCCGGATGTTTGTCCTCAAAGTGTGTCCTCATCTCCTCAATACTGGGACGGACGATGCAGCACACACTGCACTTTAGCATGTATGTGGGGGAGTCGGGGCTGTGGTGCTTTTCCATGTAGTGGTGGATGTAGAAAACCTGCAATATAAAGTTTTGTACAGGTGCCTTATCAGAACAAGCatggtgctcaaaaatatctaattCTAAACATCCACttaaaatttttaataatagaggttttgttcaaatatttgtggACACCTTGGCTATTCCAAAATATCTGATGGTTACTGTAAAAGTGGACTTGAGATGTTTCGGAAAACAGAACTATGTGATAGTAACACAATCAAGATAAAGTGTGTACAAAAATCGAATGATTTTTGCAGTCGGGGTACATTTATGTTATGTTTATGTTATCATGGACCTTGTCCATGATAGTACTAAAACTGCTGATCTTTTTCTAATATAATACTTAAGGATAGAATAGAATCgaatataatacatttattcgtaagcacacaaacgagacaatacataatataaaagaaaacataaaataagattGAAGTGCCACGatatggcctcatctcagcatgttgctggtggcttccagcgctgatcttccgatgagacgtACTTTAATTTGTCGCCCAGATAACTAGGCCACATTTTCAACCAACTTAAAGCTGGgattcaaaatatatatatattttacttgtCATACTCTAGTTTAGTTGATATTTTACACATATAGTAAAGCAAAAAGTATACAATGATTGAATTGatacgaaaaataaaaaaagagtcattttatttttattaagcagtgtcagtataaaatatttactaaataCCTTGTCACTGAATGTTTCCGAGCAATCCTCGCATTTGTAAAACTGATCCGTATACTGATTGAAATGTGTACGAACTTCATGCGTCTCTCTATCAGTCTCATTCCAGAACAGCGTTGAACAATACTTGCATTTGAAGCCCAAATGCGGACTAAAACAGTTGTCAAACTCCATTGACTCCCAGTGTTCATTTAGATGTTTCCTTGTGTCTTCTCTATTGTCAAATTCTTTGTCACAAAACTGACAGATCCACAGATCCTCAAAATCACCTAGCTCCTCAGTTACATGACTGTCCAACTCCATCTGGCTTTCAAATGTAGCTGTGCACACCCTGCATGAAAATATTGGTGCTACCTTCATAAAATGATTTTTAATCATGTGAGTCATAAAAGCCTGCATATTATCATACTTATTCTTA comes from the Cydia amplana chromosome 12, ilCydAmpl1.1, whole genome shotgun sequence genome and includes:
- the LOC134653096 gene encoding zinc finger protein 761-like: MASDESDDEPLASIAAAKKLNPEKYSEVTIELCKDEPAKKKKKKTFPQKKMNAMTIKINRALKAVISPPVVERPMDVWLYLKDLNPTGPYSCLLCPDWFINRGKMILHYVLNHKKDYCGICRYFVPDREAWQAHLKFHVPWPCSQCVKNFDTEVELRQHFSAEHNLVHCRLCHFRVPDDDQYNTHLIQKHSVSNLSCKDEDTLWEFEYEGSNKFLCLLCSKSNNLSTMFFNHYMGYHHYTLKCLSSILSGRDLPFVISGADVSPQFIDDQLKDQSRVGYVDLQKNTDENINEDHSDNESDLFKVLIPEIKQEAISETEETETPSEEKPKGKIKKVRDANDIGNVYKGDEDFDITLTELIILQKCYFEYVNRTLNDINSNLVPEVSDIDYATAKPDLPSDIICSLCKNKYDNMQAFMTHMIKNHFMKVAPIFSCRVCTATFESQMELDSHVTEELGDFEDLWICQFCDKEFDNREDTRKHLNEHWESMEFDNCFSPHLGFKCKYCSTLFWNETDRETHEVRTHFNQYTDQFYKCEDCSETFSDKVFYIHHYMEKHHSPDSPTYMLKCSVCCIVRPSIEEMRTHFEDKHPDARKVFCSLDSCQYRPLSHRKSFKFHLRSVHDPTARPQRPATCTICERDFVSTRALGAHMAQVHGPGKFKCKLCREVMHTLDERKLHYLIRHPGRHPFECAECGKSFQYKSSLYMHKQEHSPIKQSFTCTYCSKVFAKRDSFREHLQIHEGPRHACSYCPMRFVQRSNMLRHERRHTGERPYACQHCPRTFSDKGACNSHSRTHSKDTSYACIYCGQTFVQKSKLTYHIRKHTGENLETCTICSKLFTSACSLREHMKIHEAKKKGAVQCPLCERKYQDERYMLRHLRTSHTSTSFPCPLCDKNLTSMAGLRHHVVTHGGLNTFRCKCCPKSYAVKRSVVKHLRKRHGLKGTDINIKDYFKRIDPRDCNLGLDDEAMTKIFGPPKKTMNDILMGDFVTLTDKLTGNQNTNNDDDDDTNDEDDNDGKDSDDNENENVPEEISTVIIKTEKKDPDELEPTDFVSVKIEPMDEEASE